Genomic segment of Syntrophales bacterium:
TATCGGTGGTAACCATAACAACTACACGGATACTTTTTGTTCCTCTCAAGGCTTCCAATAAGTTTGCGCTACCCATTATATTTGTCTGAAAGGTACCTAGCGGATCTTTATAACTCGCCCTAACGAGTGCTTGAGCAGCGAGATGAAAAACTATTTCAGGCTCTATATTATGCACAAGTTCAATAAGTCCTCTCGTGTCGCGAATATCGCAAATGTTACTTTCTATTTTTTTTGACAGGTTTGCTTCTTCGAAAAGATTTGGCTTCGTAATCGGAGGCAGGGCAATACCTGAAACCATTGCTCCTAATTCGGTCAGCCATAAGGTTAACCATGAGCCCTTAAAACCCGTGTGGCCAGTGATTAAAACACGTTTTTTCCTCCAGAAATTTTTATCTATCATTACCATACCTTCCATGGGGCACGCCCTGTTTGCCAAAGTTCTTCAAGATGTATCTTGTCGCGCAATGTATCCATCGGTTGCCAGAAACCTCTGTGTTCATAGGCTACTAGCTCACCCCTTGAAGCCAGCGTTTGCAATGGACCTACCTCCCAGCTTGTATGGTCTCCGTCTATATAATCTATTACCTTAGGTGAAAGCACAAAAAAGCCACCATTGATCCATCCACCGTCTCCCCTAGGTTTTTCTTGAAAACCACGTACATAAACACCCTCTAGAATGAGGGCCCCATAGCGACCAGGGGGTTGTACAGCAGCTACCGTGGCAAGTTTCCCATGTGAGAAGTGGAATTTTATTTCGGAGCTAATATCGATATCCGCTAAACCGTCCCCGTAGGTAAAACAAAAAGCATCCTCGTACTTAACATAGTCAGCAACACGTTTAAGTCGACCACCTGTAAGGGTATTTTCTCCCGTATCGACCAATGTTACTTTCCAATGTTCCGCATGTTGTTCATGCACAATCATAGCGTTATTCCTTAAATCGAACGTAACATCGGACATGTGGAGAAAATAATTTGCGAAATATTCTTTGATAATGTATCCTTTATAACCACAACAGATGACAAACTCATTGACCCCATGTGAGGAATAAAGTTTCATTATATGCCAGAGGATTGGTTTCCCTCCAATCTCTATCATGGGTTTAGGTTTAATTTGTGTTTCTTCAGAAATACGTGTTCCATAGCCACCAGCGAGTATTACGGCTTTCATGTTAAGAGTTCTCCGAGATATATGATTTAGTTAATTTGTTGATTATATTTTATAAAAAATTTTTAATATTATACATAAAGCTCCGCTTTCTCGATTACGGTCGAGTTCTCCTATTGACCAAATGAGCCAAAATATTCATCACTTTTGTTTACTGCGGGACAATTTATAGACCCACTAATCATGCGCTGTCAATAAAAAATGGGAGCTGTCCCTATTTTTTTCTGCTCGGCGTCGGTGAGATAAGGGTGCATGGGAAGGCTGAAGATACGAGTGGCTACGTCTTCGGCTACGGGAAAATCACCCCTCTCGTAGCCCAGGTAGGAGAAGGCAGCTTGGAGGTGAAGGGGTAAAGGGTAATGGATGGCCGTCGGAATCCCCTGTGAGGCCAAATAGTCTTGGATTT
This window contains:
- the rfbF gene encoding glucose-1-phosphate cytidylyltransferase; this translates as MKAVILAGGYGTRISEETQIKPKPMIEIGGKPILWHIMKLYSSHGVNEFVICCGYKGYIIKEYFANYFLHMSDVTFDLRNNAMIVHEQHAEHWKVTLVDTGENTLTGGRLKRVADYVKYEDAFCFTYGDGLADIDISSEIKFHFSHGKLATVAAVQPPGRYGALILEGVYVRGFQEKPRGDGGWINGGFFVLSPKVIDYIDGDHTSWEVGPLQTLASRGELVAYEHRGFWQPMDTLRDKIHLEELWQTGRAPWKVW